The following proteins are co-located in the Maridesulfovibrio sp. genome:
- a CDS encoding SIS domain-containing protein, whose product MWNKHTEKLQNCLSSIEVSGIDCCKDGCDEAFSVWREMTERLRQQGKIIYLIGNGASASMASHFSADLAKNAHVHTQVFTDLALITALANDISYDQVFVEPLKRRLTPDDMLVAISSSGNSPNVLNACNFAAETGASVVTLSAMSANNSLRSMGDINFWLPADTYGMAETGHSCILHYWMDSVSIPTP is encoded by the coding sequence TTGTGGAATAAACACACGGAAAAACTACAGAACTGTCTGAGCTCCATAGAAGTAAGCGGAATCGATTGCTGTAAAGACGGTTGCGATGAAGCTTTCTCTGTCTGGAGGGAGATGACCGAAAGACTGCGCCAGCAGGGTAAAATCATATATCTCATCGGCAACGGGGCCAGCGCATCCATGGCCAGCCATTTTTCCGCAGACCTTGCAAAAAATGCCCATGTGCATACGCAGGTTTTTACCGATCTGGCACTTATTACCGCCCTTGCCAACGACATTTCATATGATCAGGTCTTTGTGGAACCGCTTAAACGCAGGCTGACTCCGGATGATATGCTGGTAGCGATCAGCAGTTCCGGCAACTCACCGAACGTGCTCAATGCCTGTAACTTTGCTGCAGAAACCGGAGCATCGGTAGTTACCCTCAGTGCCATGTCTGCGAATAACAGTCTGCGCTCCATGGGCGACATAAATTTTTGGCTGCCTGCCGACACCTACGGCATGGCAGAAACAGGGCATTCCTGCATTCTCCATTATTGGATGGATTCAGTTTCCATTCCCACCCCGTAA
- a CDS encoding radical SAM protein produces the protein MSDNLRIDSHKLHLHPSRVAKWLADENIGPIFMEVSPSGACNHRCRFCGYDFMNYVPKYLDLEIYRQRIPGIAATGVKSIMFSGEGEPFMNRNFTEICTATLDAGIDVGITTNGALMTPEKLHPMLDRISWIKVSCNGMSPGSYDSVHRGPEGDFGKVMQNLEDAVAMRKEFGSNCTLGLQSLLLPENAGEMKELALRCREMRLDYMVVKPYSQHPQGITKEFDGLTYEEFKELGRELRKISTDSFNVIFREKTMDRLQEQERGYERCHALPFWSYMDVDMNIWGCGIYIGDERFHYGNLTEQNFEELWAGEKRMLSLKWCNSELDPSSCRVNCRMDKINAYLWELKNPGAHVNFI, from the coding sequence ATGAGTGACAATTTACGCATAGATTCCCATAAGCTACACCTGCACCCAAGCCGTGTTGCCAAATGGCTGGCAGACGAGAACATCGGCCCGATCTTCATGGAGGTCAGTCCCAGCGGAGCCTGTAACCACCGCTGCCGCTTTTGCGGATACGATTTCATGAATTACGTGCCCAAGTATCTGGACCTTGAAATATACCGCCAACGCATCCCAGGCATCGCTGCAACCGGAGTCAAAAGCATCATGTTTTCCGGCGAGGGCGAACCGTTCATGAATCGCAATTTCACTGAAATATGTACCGCCACCCTTGATGCCGGAATTGATGTGGGCATCACAACCAACGGCGCACTCATGACTCCCGAAAAGTTGCACCCCATGCTGGACCGTATTTCATGGATCAAAGTCAGCTGCAATGGAATGAGTCCCGGCTCATACGACTCTGTTCATCGCGGGCCAGAAGGCGATTTTGGAAAGGTCATGCAGAATCTGGAAGATGCCGTTGCAATGCGCAAAGAGTTCGGTTCAAACTGTACCCTCGGATTACAAAGTCTGCTCCTGCCGGAAAATGCGGGTGAGATGAAAGAACTGGCCCTGCGCTGCCGTGAAATGAGACTGGATTACATGGTGGTCAAACCTTATTCCCAGCATCCGCAAGGAATTACTAAAGAGTTTGACGGCCTCACCTACGAGGAGTTCAAAGAATTAGGCCGAGAGTTACGCAAGATTTCCACCGATTCTTTCAATGTAATTTTCCGTGAAAAAACCATGGACCGTTTGCAGGAACAGGAACGTGGATATGAACGTTGTCACGCCCTGCCCTTCTGGTCATACATGGACGTGGATATGAATATCTGGGGCTGTGGAATTTACATCGGCGATGAACGTTTTCATTATGGAAATCTTACCGAGCAAAATTTCGAAGAGCTTTGGGCCGGAGAAAAACGCATGCTATCACTCAAGTGGTGTAACTCTGAGCTTGATCCGTCATCCTGCCGCGTTAATTGCCGTATGGACAAGATTAACGCTTATCTCTGGGAACTTAAAAATCCCGGTGCTCATGTTAATTTTATTTAA
- a CDS encoding phosphotransferase produces the protein MENSDPKKLVQYLTDETPLKAEHIRAGRNSRVFRVDCKSGRSLLAKFYLQHTADGRSRLEQEWTALKFMAGSGITNIPRPLKFDESAQGAIYSFIIGNPIKETTLQDIEEVLSFLAELKDISILPAAIDLPNAAEACFSPAEVAGNIKSRLEKLQALPAEDEVYQSMHSFLENKFLPALEECIGNAKQDFPDELWTAPLPRSNRSLSPSDFGFHNALRTDNGLAFVDFEYFGWDDPVKATSDFLLHPAMDLSAQQMVTFFAGMKNIFERDESFVLRFKSYLPLFHLKWSMILLNEFISQHLERREFASGDVGKHKTLRAQQLEKAENFLNKNRQILTVLNLRN, from the coding sequence ATGGAAAATTCTGATCCCAAGAAACTTGTCCAATATCTTACTGATGAGACTCCGCTTAAAGCGGAACACATCCGCGCCGGACGTAACAGCCGGGTTTTCCGCGTTGATTGTAAGTCCGGCAGGAGTCTGCTGGCTAAATTCTACCTCCAGCATACGGCAGATGGTCGCAGCAGACTTGAACAGGAATGGACCGCCCTGAAATTCATGGCCGGATCAGGAATAACTAACATTCCCCGTCCGCTGAAATTTGATGAATCCGCCCAAGGGGCAATTTATTCTTTCATCATCGGAAATCCTATCAAAGAGACGACGCTTCAAGACATTGAGGAGGTCCTCTCATTTCTCGCCGAACTCAAAGATATTTCCATACTTCCTGCAGCGATAGACTTACCCAATGCTGCCGAAGCTTGTTTTTCACCTGCAGAAGTAGCAGGCAACATCAAATCTCGGCTTGAAAAATTGCAAGCCCTTCCTGCAGAAGACGAAGTCTACCAAAGCATGCATTCGTTTCTTGAAAACAAATTCCTGCCAGCACTTGAAGAATGCATCGGCAATGCAAAACAAGATTTCCCCGATGAGTTATGGACCGCTCCGCTCCCCCGGAGCAATAGGAGTCTCAGCCCGTCCGACTTCGGTTTTCACAATGCGCTGCGGACTGATAACGGACTCGCCTTTGTAGATTTTGAATATTTCGGCTGGGATGATCCGGTCAAAGCCACCTCGGATTTCCTGCTTCATCCGGCTATGGATTTAAGTGCGCAACAGATGGTAACTTTCTTTGCGGGCATGAAAAATATTTTTGAACGCGATGAGAGTTTTGTTCTGCGCTTCAAAAGCTACCTACCCCTCTTTCACCTGAAGTGGTCTATGATCCTGCTTAATGAGTTCATAAGCCAGCACCTTGAACGGCGGGAATTCGCCAGCGGTGATGTTGGCAAACACAAAACACTACGCGCACAACAACTTGAAAAGGCCGAAAATTTCCTTAATAAAAATCGACAGATACTAACCGTACTGAATTTACGGAATTAA
- a CDS encoding transketolase — protein sequence MDQRSKQLRKKIVDVLHHAGRGHIGPSMSLVEMLRVLYDSVLEYDPANPQSTQRDRFILSKGHGCLALYVLLAEKGFISEEELFSFCSFDGLVGGHPTTKTPGVEFATGSLGHGLSLAVGVAAALKIDKSKSRVFTVLGDGECGEGSVWEAAMSAARQKLSNLNAIVDYNKLQSYGPTEDISGLEPFADKWKAFGFAVREVDGHDVEALKQTFADLPFDTDKPSAIICHTVKGKGIPFAEGNPNWHHKTKMSDEDHARMIKSIEDYHA from the coding sequence TTGGACCAGCGTTCTAAACAGCTCAGAAAAAAAATTGTGGATGTGCTCCACCATGCCGGACGCGGTCATATCGGCCCATCCATGTCCTTGGTGGAAATGTTGCGCGTGCTTTATGATTCGGTTTTAGAATATGACCCAGCCAACCCGCAATCAACGCAGCGGGACCGTTTCATCCTCAGCAAAGGGCACGGCTGCCTTGCCCTCTATGTGCTGCTGGCGGAAAAAGGTTTTATCAGTGAAGAAGAACTGTTCAGCTTCTGCTCCTTTGACGGATTGGTGGGAGGCCATCCCACAACCAAGACACCGGGGGTTGAATTCGCCACCGGAAGCCTTGGGCACGGATTGTCACTTGCAGTGGGAGTTGCTGCCGCACTTAAAATCGACAAATCAAAAAGCCGCGTATTCACAGTGCTCGGCGACGGGGAATGCGGTGAAGGGTCTGTCTGGGAAGCAGCCATGAGCGCGGCCCGCCAGAAGCTCAGCAACCTTAACGCCATTGTGGATTACAACAAGCTGCAATCCTACGGTCCCACTGAAGATATTTCCGGACTGGAGCCTTTTGCCGACAAATGGAAAGCTTTCGGCTTTGCGGTGCGCGAAGTTGACGGGCATGACGTGGAAGCACTGAAACAGACTTTCGCGGACCTGCCCTTTGACACAGACAAACCTTCGGCCATCATCTGCCACACGGTCAAAGGCAAGGGTATCCCCTTTGCCGAGGGCAATCCCAACTGGCATCACAAAACCAAAATGTCCGACGAAGACCATGCCCGGATGATCAAAAGCATCGAGGATTACCATGCGTAA
- a CDS encoding transketolase C-terminal domain-containing protein — protein MRKACLEQVYQLAKKDERIVFVGSDLGAGTLSHFQNEMPERFFMEGIAEAHAVGMACGLAHEGKVVYVNTIQSFLTRRCYEQLLLDACLHNLNVRFIGNGGGLVYAPLGPTHWATEDISILRVMPNLTVLSPADAEEMDRLMPQTLNHQGPIFIRLAKGYDPIVTKEESFKIGKAYPYREGKDVLLIGCGVMLGIMKQAGELLEQAGIEASILHLPTIKPLDSEAIISRARETRAVITVEENTTLGGLGSAIAEILAEACLPNPLRMKRIGFPDSFSENYGSQLQHFAHNGLTAENIVYEARKLLT, from the coding sequence ATGCGTAAAGCTTGTCTGGAACAGGTATACCAACTGGCCAAAAAAGATGAACGGATAGTTTTCGTAGGTTCCGACCTCGGCGCGGGTACTCTTTCCCATTTCCAAAATGAGATGCCGGAACGGTTTTTCATGGAAGGTATTGCTGAAGCGCACGCAGTGGGAATGGCTTGCGGTCTGGCCCACGAGGGCAAGGTTGTCTACGTGAATACCATCCAGAGTTTCCTGACCCGGCGCTGCTACGAGCAATTGCTGCTCGATGCCTGCCTGCACAATTTAAATGTGCGCTTCATCGGCAACGGCGGCGGACTGGTCTATGCCCCGCTCGGTCCCACCCACTGGGCAACTGAGGATATTTCCATCCTGCGGGTTATGCCCAACCTGACAGTGCTTTCCCCGGCGGATGCTGAAGAAATGGACCGTCTCATGCCGCAGACATTGAATCATCAAGGCCCCATCTTTATCCGCTTAGCCAAGGGTTACGATCCCATCGTCACCAAAGAAGAATCATTTAAGATCGGCAAAGCCTATCCCTACCGTGAAGGAAAGGACGTACTGCTCATCGGTTGCGGGGTCATGCTGGGCATTATGAAACAGGCCGGCGAACTGCTGGAGCAGGCTGGGATCGAAGCCTCAATCCTGCACCTGCCGACCATCAAACCGCTGGACAGCGAGGCAATCATTTCACGGGCGCGGGAAACACGGGCGGTAATCACAGTGGAAGAAAACACCACTCTCGGCGGCCTCGGCAGCGCAATAGCTGAAATCCTCGCGGAAGCCTGTCTGCCCAATCCGCTACGCATGAAACGGATCGGATTTCCGGACTCATTCAGCGAAAACTACGGCTCACAACTTCAACACTTCGCGCACAACGGGCTGACTGCCGAGAATATAGTTTACGAAGCTCGCAAACTGCTAACTTAG
- a CDS encoding class I SAM-dependent methyltransferase, with translation MIRLSPHMAYNLKKDPKRLAFVLARYSFAAQMTTDCGSILELGCSEGIGASMLHGGTKPYLGMDLDTPAIETAQNNFATDTVRFKNENFLNMDEGKFEAVVSLDVVEHISKGADEDAFFKTIYDNITANGVCVIGTPNITSTPYASPESMRGHVNMFDAKRLKSTSENYFKNVFIFSMNDEVVHTGYHPMAHYLFAVGCNKIT, from the coding sequence ATGATCAGACTATCACCGCATATGGCATACAACCTTAAAAAGGACCCTAAGCGACTGGCATTCGTACTGGCCCGCTACTCCTTTGCTGCCCAGATGACCACCGACTGCGGAAGCATTCTTGAGCTGGGCTGCAGCGAGGGGATTGGAGCTTCCATGCTGCACGGTGGAACAAAACCGTATCTCGGTATGGACCTCGACACCCCGGCTATTGAAACGGCCCAGAACAATTTTGCAACAGATACGGTACGCTTTAAAAATGAAAATTTCCTGAATATGGATGAAGGCAAATTTGAAGCAGTGGTCAGCCTTGATGTTGTCGAGCATATTTCTAAAGGCGCAGATGAAGATGCTTTTTTCAAAACAATATACGACAACATTACTGCAAATGGAGTCTGCGTTATCGGCACCCCGAACATTACCAGCACCCCTTATGCATCGCCGGAAAGTATGCGCGGTCATGTTAATATGTTCGATGCTAAGCGGTTAAAATCAACTTCGGAAAACTACTTTAAGAACGTGTTCATTTTTTCCATGAACGATGAAGTGGTTCACACAGGATATCATCCCATGGCCCATTATCTTTTTGCTGTGGGCTGCAATAAAATTACTTAG
- a CDS encoding class I SAM-dependent methyltransferase, with protein sequence MGKLLNLVTPLHTSTKREYLQRMNDNKVDCMLKAKEYEFDYWDGDRRFGYGGYRYLEDYWTPVAEKLIETYGLEKGARILDVGCGKAFLLFELHRLGMEVHGFDISRHGLEGAKEEIRKNLFIQRAEEPFPYDYNEFDLVISINSLHNLPVFNLKKALGEMVRVGRNKYLCVESFRNEQELFNLQCWALTCESFFSKEEWEWLFTEFNYTGDYEFIYFE encoded by the coding sequence ATGGGAAAACTGCTCAATCTTGTTACACCGCTGCATACATCAACCAAACGCGAATACCTGCAGCGCATGAACGATAACAAAGTAGATTGCATGCTTAAGGCCAAGGAATATGAATTCGATTACTGGGACGGTGACCGCCGCTTTGGTTATGGCGGATACCGTTATCTGGAAGACTACTGGACCCCGGTGGCTGAAAAACTGATCGAGACCTACGGCCTTGAAAAGGGAGCACGTATTCTGGATGTGGGCTGCGGTAAGGCCTTCCTGCTCTTTGAACTACATAGGCTGGGCATGGAAGTTCATGGATTTGATATTTCCCGCCACGGTCTCGAAGGCGCAAAAGAAGAAATCAGAAAAAACCTGTTCATACAACGAGCCGAAGAACCTTTCCCATACGATTATAACGAATTCGATCTAGTCATTTCCATCAATTCCCTGCACAACCTGCCCGTCTTCAATCTCAAGAAAGCACTGGGCGAAATGGTACGGGTCGGGCGAAATAAATATCTTTGCGTGGAAAGCTTCCGCAATGAGCAGGAATTGTTTAACCTCCAATGCTGGGCCCTGACCTGTGAATCTTTTTTCAGTAAAGAAGAATGGGAATGGCTCTTCACAGAATTCAACTACACCGGCGACTACGAATTCATCTACTTTGAATAA
- a CDS encoding radical SAM protein encodes MQLYTNLKIFHYQHKLDSLPPESKRTEAPLHIRIKPTNACNHSCSYCAYRNPSLQLGQDMSIADRIPATKMKEIVADCIEMGVKAVTFSGGGEPLCYPQLATTARSLAEGGVSIASLTNGSLLHGEVAEVFSSLGTWIRISMDGWDGPSYARFRSVGNDEFSKIMTNIENFKKLNGKCFLGVSYVINRDNAEHVIEMGQKLKDAGVDSIKFSGCVVSNDGHENNRYHAPVFGRIKEQTQRAKAELQTDGFEVFDAYHELDEKFDKSYQWCPYQQVLPVIGADQQVYSCQDKAYNLDCGSLGSIKDVRFKYFWFNNRDKFFKINPAKDCNHHCVSNGKNMLIHDYLNANPDHLPFV; translated from the coding sequence ATGCAGCTCTACACCAACCTGAAAATTTTCCATTACCAGCACAAGCTTGATTCATTACCCCCGGAATCGAAACGGACTGAAGCCCCCCTACACATCCGCATCAAGCCAACCAATGCATGCAACCATAGCTGTTCCTACTGTGCTTACCGCAACCCCTCCCTGCAATTGGGGCAGGACATGTCCATTGCTGACCGCATCCCGGCGACAAAGATGAAAGAGATTGTTGCAGATTGCATTGAAATGGGTGTTAAGGCTGTAACTTTCAGCGGCGGTGGTGAACCGCTCTGCTATCCGCAACTGGCAACAACCGCACGCTCTCTGGCCGAGGGCGGGGTCAGCATAGCCTCCCTGACCAATGGAAGCCTGTTGCACGGTGAAGTGGCTGAAGTTTTTTCATCCCTGGGCACATGGATCAGGATTTCCATGGATGGCTGGGACGGTCCCAGTTATGCCCGCTTTCGTTCGGTTGGGAATGATGAATTTTCCAAAATCATGACCAACATTGAAAATTTCAAGAAATTGAACGGAAAATGTTTTCTGGGTGTAAGCTACGTTATTAACCGCGACAATGCAGAGCACGTTATTGAAATGGGCCAAAAACTTAAAGATGCGGGAGTAGACAGCATCAAATTTTCCGGCTGCGTTGTCAGTAATGACGGGCACGAGAACAACCGTTATCACGCTCCGGTTTTCGGACGGATCAAGGAACAGACCCAGCGGGCTAAGGCCGAACTGCAAACAGATGGTTTCGAGGTCTTTGACGCCTATCATGAGCTGGATGAAAAATTCGATAAATCCTACCAATGGTGCCCATACCAGCAGGTTCTTCCGGTAATCGGCGCGGACCAGCAGGTCTATTCCTGTCAGGACAAAGCCTACAATCTTGATTGTGGATCACTCGGTTCTATCAAAGATGTGCGCTTTAAATATTTTTGGTTCAATAATCGCGATAAGTTCTTCAAGATCAACCCGGCAAAAGATTGCAACCACCACTGCGTTTCCAACGGTAAAAACATGTTGATCCACGATTACCTGAATGCCAATCCCGATCATCTACCCTTTGTCTAA
- a CDS encoding sugar nucleotide-binding protein has product MKILVIGDGALGNAITKQFVKCGHEVSQTSRKDLQLIPLDLKDELKFTSLPETDWAVLAAGISGYKECAENPESRLVNVDRTIKLCRFLLNRGTKILFPSSTAVFDGQTPFPKPDTPTCPNTKYGHQKKEVEDFLRQYPTRTAIVRLTKLLDHNTPLISDWLEKLANGHEITPFKDLSIAPVLFEDAAFACCEIMKKDGNGIFHCSGPQEISYLDFGRMLCEQSGFNSELIRPANCKGFLDSCPPHCGLDSNTTEEMIKFKFPAPKQVIEKLIQPRCLLCGGSDLHHFDQFKNFPGITSDCKPWPRSGEFMLCKTCGHPQKKLSAQWFKDISEIYSGYEMYPLSAGNEPLIFDEKGEGTPRSGILLNHIIAALSLPEEGALLDVGCGNGSLLQQFHLRRPEWELYGHEQSAQREEILHIPGVQGFYSGPLVNIDRKFDLITMTYVIEHLTDPLGTLKELTGLLREGGHIIIHTSSFADNPFDLMVCDHCSHFTPDTLQFLATQAGLGITGQTDPWLAKEIGIIARKGPRLHTHAQVKKNLHSMTESLSWLEQLVSKAKRSCAKQQVGIFGTAIAGTWLAAALKNAAFFVDEDPSKQSQTHMGLPIIGPSDIPSKTAVIMGFNKELGIRIAERINKKYFHVNFVLPDK; this is encoded by the coding sequence ATGAAAATTCTGGTTATCGGAGACGGCGCGCTGGGCAATGCAATCACGAAGCAGTTTGTAAAATGCGGCCACGAAGTATCGCAAACCTCGCGTAAGGACCTGCAATTAATTCCGTTAGATTTAAAAGATGAACTAAAGTTCACTAGTCTTCCTGAAACGGATTGGGCGGTACTGGCTGCCGGAATCTCCGGTTACAAAGAATGTGCAGAGAATCCAGAATCACGCTTGGTAAACGTGGATCGCACAATTAAGCTTTGCCGCTTTCTGCTTAATCGCGGAACTAAAATTCTATTTCCTTCCAGCACAGCTGTCTTTGACGGGCAGACACCATTTCCAAAACCTGACACTCCCACCTGCCCCAATACGAAATATGGCCATCAGAAAAAAGAAGTTGAAGACTTCCTACGTCAATACCCGACCCGGACAGCCATAGTGCGTCTGACGAAGCTTCTGGACCACAATACACCGCTCATTTCCGATTGGCTGGAAAAGCTCGCTAACGGACACGAAATCACTCCATTCAAGGACCTGAGCATTGCCCCAGTACTTTTTGAAGATGCGGCCTTTGCCTGCTGTGAAATCATGAAAAAGGACGGCAACGGTATTTTTCATTGCTCCGGCCCGCAAGAAATCAGCTATCTTGACTTCGGACGAATGCTCTGTGAACAATCAGGCTTCAATTCCGAACTCATCAGGCCTGCCAACTGCAAAGGATTCCTTGACTCCTGCCCGCCACATTGCGGGCTTGATTCAAACACGACTGAAGAAATGATCAAATTCAAGTTTCCCGCTCCAAAGCAGGTTATTGAAAAGTTGATACAACCCCGCTGCCTGCTCTGCGGTGGCAGCGACCTGCACCACTTTGATCAATTTAAGAATTTTCCCGGCATAACCTCTGACTGTAAGCCTTGGCCGCGTTCAGGAGAATTCATGCTCTGCAAAACGTGCGGACACCCCCAGAAAAAACTTTCTGCACAGTGGTTCAAGGACATCAGTGAAATATATTCCGGGTATGAAATGTACCCCTTAAGCGCGGGCAACGAGCCACTCATCTTTGATGAAAAAGGCGAAGGGACCCCACGCAGCGGAATTCTGCTGAACCACATCATTGCCGCTCTTTCTCTCCCTGAAGAAGGAGCTCTGCTGGATGTAGGCTGCGGCAACGGAAGTCTCTTGCAGCAATTTCACCTGCGCCGCCCCGAATGGGAATTGTACGGACACGAACAATCGGCGCAGCGCGAAGAGATACTTCATATTCCCGGAGTTCAGGGATTCTATTCAGGACCCTTAGTAAATATCGACCGCAAATTTGATCTGATCACTATGACCTACGTCATTGAGCACCTGACCGATCCGCTGGGCACGCTCAAAGAACTTACCGGATTGCTCCGTGAGGGTGGTCATATCATAATCCACACTTCATCTTTTGCGGACAATCCTTTTGATCTCATGGTCTGTGATCATTGCTCCCATTTTACCCCGGACACGCTGCAATTTCTGGCAACACAGGCAGGACTGGGAATTACCGGACAAACCGATCCATGGCTGGCAAAAGAAATAGGCATTATCGCCCGCAAAGGTCCCCGGCTGCACACTCATGCACAAGTTAAGAAAAACCTACATAGCATGACCGAATCACTAAGCTGGCTGGAGCAACTGGTCAGCAAAGCAAAGCGGTCCTGCGCGAAACAGCAAGTGGGAATTTTCGGCACAGCAATTGCCGGGACATGGCTGGCAGCGGCGCTTAAAAATGCAGCCTTTTTCGTAGATGAAGACCCATCCAAACAGAGTCAGACACACATGGGCTTACCCATCATAGGACCGTCAGATATCCCGTCAAAAACGGCTGTAATCATGGGATTCAACAAAGAGTTGGGCATACGTATTGCCGAACGGATCAATAAAAAATACTTTCACGTTAATTTTGTTCTCCCAGACAAATAA
- a CDS encoding LysR family transcriptional regulator: METRQLKYFLAVAEELHFGRAAKRLFISQPPLSQQIKKFEDELGVKLFQRNKRSVALTAAGVSLLRDVPGILRAIDRANANLLDAATGQGGQFTLGYIGPALETPLADIIREYKGQYPAVRLDLREMFTNDQLKAVRSGDIDAGIVRLFRHDVSDLDCELFHRESYALVVPEDHYLAESAVVDVSELAGEQFIFFPRESHPRLYDEWMRVFSEAGFVPDVVQEATRKSATVALVAANMGIGIVPESMARIKPQGVVFKRLSGDFPVIEMYLIHRSTNGFPAVDNFIAAVRQNLA, encoded by the coding sequence ATGGAAACACGACAGCTTAAATATTTTCTGGCGGTGGCAGAAGAACTGCATTTCGGGAGGGCTGCCAAGCGGCTGTTTATTTCACAGCCTCCATTGAGTCAGCAGATCAAGAAGTTTGAGGATGAACTCGGGGTCAAACTCTTCCAGCGTAACAAACGTTCAGTTGCTTTAACTGCTGCTGGAGTTTCATTGCTTCGGGATGTCCCCGGAATCTTGCGGGCCATTGATCGGGCTAATGCTAATCTGCTTGATGCCGCAACCGGGCAGGGCGGTCAATTTACTCTGGGGTATATCGGGCCTGCCCTTGAGACTCCTCTGGCTGATATCATTCGTGAATATAAAGGACAGTATCCCGCCGTACGGCTGGATTTGCGGGAGATGTTCACCAACGATCAGCTCAAGGCCGTGCGCAGCGGTGATATTGATGCCGGGATTGTCCGCTTGTTTCGGCATGATGTTTCAGATCTGGATTGCGAGTTGTTTCACCGTGAATCATATGCCTTGGTTGTGCCGGAGGATCATTACCTTGCTGAAAGTGCAGTGGTGGATGTCTCGGAGTTGGCCGGCGAACAGTTCATTTTCTTTCCGCGTGAAAGCCATCCCCGCTTATATGACGAATGGATGAGAGTCTTTTCGGAAGCCGGATTTGTCCCTGATGTAGTTCAAGAGGCAACCCGCAAGAGTGCGACAGTTGCTCTTGTTGCAGCAAATATGGGAATCGGCATTGTGCCGGAAAGTATGGCTCGTATAAAGCCGCAGGGGGTTGTGTTTAAAAGGTTGAGCGGAGATTTTCCGGTAATTGAGATGTACTTGATTCATAGAAGTACAAACGGTTTTCCGGCAGTAGATAATTTTATAGCCGCTGTCCGGCAGAATTTGGCTTAA
- a CDS encoding aldo/keto reductase, translated as MSVEMNMKTLGNSDIKISPIGLGCMGLSEFYGQPASEKQGCELIQHALDQGVNFFDTADMYGGGHNEKLLAKALQGRRDEAVIATKFGIVRENGEYARTISGKPEYIRKSCHESLRRLGTDYIDLYYIHRVDKETSIEDTIGEMSRLVEEGKIKAIGISEASAETLRRAHAVHPLSALQSEYSMLTRDPETEILALTRELGISFVPYSPICRGLLSNWKPSEDKTDFRNMLPRFQGEAYDSNKTIADALALIAEEKGCTLAQLSLAWVCAQAENIIPIPGTTKIKNLDSNIGATQVNLSNDDLAAIETILNTSKVQGNRYTDEGMKGVNV; from the coding sequence ATGTCTGTAGAAATGAACATGAAAACACTCGGCAACAGCGACATCAAAATTTCACCCATCGGCCTCGGATGCATGGGGCTGAGCGAATTTTACGGCCAGCCTGCGTCTGAAAAACAGGGCTGCGAATTAATCCAACACGCCCTTGATCAGGGAGTTAATTTCTTTGATACCGCAGACATGTATGGCGGAGGACATAATGAAAAACTGCTCGCAAAAGCCCTGCAAGGACGCCGAGACGAAGCGGTGATTGCCACTAAATTCGGTATTGTGCGTGAGAACGGCGAATACGCCAGAACAATCAGCGGCAAGCCCGAATATATCCGTAAATCATGTCACGAAAGCCTGCGCCGTCTGGGAACTGATTATATTGACCTCTACTACATCCACCGCGTGGACAAGGAAACTTCCATTGAAGATACAATCGGAGAAATGTCCAGACTCGTGGAAGAAGGTAAGATCAAAGCCATCGGTATATCTGAAGCTTCAGCAGAAACCCTGCGCCGTGCCCATGCAGTCCACCCGCTTTCGGCCCTGCAATCGGAATACTCCATGCTTACCCGCGACCCGGAAACTGAAATACTGGCCCTGACCCGCGAACTTGGAATCAGCTTTGTTCCCTACAGCCCCATCTGCCGGGGCCTGCTCAGCAACTGGAAGCCCTCAGAAGACAAAACGGACTTCAGAAACATGCTGCCCCGATTTCAAGGTGAAGCATATGACAGCAACAAAACCATCGCCGATGCCCTTGCCCTGATTGCAGAAGAAAAAGGCTGCACACTGGCCCAGCTCTCACTGGCCTGGGTCTGCGCGCAGGCAGAGAATATCATCCCCATTCCCGGAACTACAAAAATTAAAAACCTTGATTCCAACATCGGGGCGACACAGGTTAACCTGAGTAATGACGACCTTGCGGCCATTGAAACAATCCTCAATACCAGCAAGGTCCAAGGAAACCGCTATACAGATGAAGGCATGAAAGGAGTGAATGTATAA